ACGTAGATGACTCGGTCTGAACTTGAATCCTGCTAAAACAGTGCTTGTGTTAAAGGAGAGAGTCTGGAATATGCTAAGAGGTTATTGAGAAGAATATTTTTGATAAGAAGATCCAACGCTGGGTCAACTACACCAACTCAGCCATCTCCAAACcatgttagagacaaaaataaaatctgcagatgctagaatctacAAACTATAGCAACTGGTTCATAATAACAGAAACCTTCACAAGTTAACACCACTCCTAATACACAGAGCTGTTGTGGTCTCCGAACTCCACCAGTCCAGTGAGACTGTGACTGTACATCATGTGTCCAGAGAAATGAAAATCACTTCCCCCACCAAGTCCTGTTTTCCCAGCTTTCAAGTTGCCAGTGTTCTGGGGGAAGGCAAAGAAAAAATGACAGAAACACTCAGAAACCGTTCCTGATGCACAGCAACATTGACATAAATGGGTTGGAGGATCTTATTCGCAATCATTCAAAATGGCAGCAAATAGCCTATCAAGCTGCATCATATTTTCAATCTAAATATCTTTAAAGGTGAGACAGGGCGGTAGCACataaggaaaggaaagaaaaggaagtaagccatttatctctcagcccccttgggccaccttcccatttatctctcagcccccttggaacaccctccccatttatctctcagcctccttgggccaccttcccatttatctctcagcccccttggaacaccctccccatttatctctcagcctccttgggccaccttcccatttatctctcagcccccttggaacaccctccccatttatctctcagcccccttgggccaatcttccatttatctctcagcccccttgggccaccctcccatttatgtctcagcccccttgggccaccctccCCATTCCTTATGCTCGAAACGGCTCTTCtactcctcggttgctgcctgaccagctgtgcatttccagcaccacgctctgcgactctgatctccagcatctacagtcctcactttctccctgtctcatGTCACTGTCAAGGAGCCTGGAGGAGTTCAGCTCCAAATTGGCAGAGGGGTTTCCATGGGGTTCATACCTCTCCACCGAAATGATCTGTGTCTTGTAAACCCAGAGGGCACTGCCCCTGCTGCCCAATACCCACTGCAGTTGGAGAAACAACGTGCCCCAATTACTGGGTCAATAACTTCCGATAAGGACCAGCAGTACGATAGAGCCAAATCTTGTACTCTGTAAATCATCTGTAAGTCATGGGCGGGCTCTTAACTCTGGATGgcattgaaattcagaagtgaTGACTCACTACTTTGGTTTCAATTCCATGTCCCAAGTACAAGTTTGAAAAGATCACTTGACTTGGCAAGTTATGAAGGGTGTGGTTGGTGTGCATGTGTATATATATGTTGATCTACTTTAAATAACATCATTCGGATATCCAGATCCTCAGAAGGAAAGTGAACAAGCAGCCGGCATATTCCACCATGGGGTAAGTGAGATCTTCATGTGTCCTTACCATGTACAGTATAGTCAGCTGGAGCTCAGTGCTCTCCCTCCTGTCTCTGAGTCATTGTGATGAGGGCTCGAATCAGGAGAAATGAGAAGGAACTGCATTTGGGTAAGCAAAGGAAAAATGGCCAATCCTGATCATGGTTTTGCACGATGGGGCAGTTGGAAACGCATACTTTGTGAGttccctgttccaccatttatcATGGCAAGGAACAGAGTTAATCATTCTTCCACCCGCTCCCCCCTCCCAAATTAAGAATCATACGCTAAGTTCATGCAACATGGCCACTTAATTTCATCTTTTAAATGCTGGTGTTTCTGATGAGTTTGTTCACCCTATACCTGCAAGACCAGTGAATCAATCCTGAGGATTGATGACAGCATTTTAATGTACTCAATTTGATAGGATATGAGCAAAGCTCTGCACAATGGAACCATCAATTCCTTACTTCTGGATTCCAGACCCAACCGTCTGTTTGCTCCCTCTGGCCCACATACTGTGAGGAGCAACAGTCACAGTGCGATTGCACCTTTCTGCGCATCTCCATCAGGTCGGAGTGGACCTGCAGTCAAGCCATTCTCATAGCTCTGGGTCATCAGTGCTTTTGTGAATGAGTGCATGGGTGAATGAATAAGTGAGTATGCTCAGGTGTAAGTGGCCAGGATGGCTGAGGTAAGTACATAACTGTGAACTGTGACAGGTTAAGAGGATAGTTGCCGGTGAAGGCAGCAGATGGATAGTTCTGTCTggttaggtcagattgggaatgGCAAATGCAGTCAAGGTAAAACATCAGTGAGTCAGGGGAGAGACAGGAAGCATGCGGTATTTGCAGAAGGCCGGAGTTAGAGGGAATGTCCTCTTAACCTGGTGTAATATTTGAATGTGGGTGTGCTACTCTGTAATCCTTCAACTCAGCCCAATGTACAGTTTGAAACAAATGTAGCCTCTGTCCAGATCTGTGGGGTACATCATTAACCACATCCCACTATTCATAGGTCATTGCATTTGGCCTTACTTTCGCCCCTAATTCCATCAAATAACCAACTTCTATTGCAAGGTTGTCTCCAATTCATGTTTTTGCTAATCATCTCTAACATGGATCTTTATTACAAACTTTCTGGAAACCTGTTTGAAATGTCCGTAAACAGTCCCCTGTTCAATATTGTCATAATCTCCTCAGAGACTGCTAATCTTTAAGATGAATTTTGAACACCCAGGCTGCATTGACACTCAGGAgaaagttaattagaaaagaacTACCTAAGAAGCTATTGGATCTGATTAGGAGAACGCAACCATAAATGTTTGGCAATCAATGATGTAAGTGAATTTGAGTGAATTAAAATCTTGTCAATTGAAAAAAATGTATATATGGCAGGTATTATACAAAGGATATAAACCAAAATTCACTTTTAATTTAGGATTGACAGTTATTAGCACAATTTATTGAATGATATGATACTATTGCACTGGTCAAAATCATTACTGTCTTATCTAGCATTCCCAAAGGTCAGGCTTAGAAAGTAATTCCAAAGACCAAATTAAAAAGGACAAGTTGCACCTGTAGATATGGTGGATTTATGAAATATTTTAATCTCTTGCAGTGATACAGAGAAAGATTTGTTGAAAGTGAATCTCGATCAGCTTCAATGTCACTTCACGTGGACTCCACAGAAAGAAAACATCGACTTGGATGATATGAAACAAAGATTAGAAGATTCAATACAACTTGACGTGAAATATCAAGCCAGGTCTTACAACCATCTTGCCTTTATAAACTGTCTGCAAGGAAACTGTGAAGAGGCAATTCAGAATTTAAAGGAAgctgaaaggattctgagggagagACATGGAGATGATTTTGAGAAAAGGATCTTGGTCACCTATGGAAACTATGTCTGGGTTTATTATCACATGGACCGACTGGAGGAGGCTCAGTCCTACCTCGACAAGCTGGAGACAGTCTGTAAACTATTTCCTGAAGCCTCTCGGTTTACAGCAATGATACCTGAGCTTTACGGGGAGAAGGGCTGGTCACTGTTGACTACAGCTGCTCAATATTATGAAGAGGCAAAGGAATGTTTTACAAAGGCCCTGGAGGAAGATCCTGACAACATTGAGTGGAATGTTGGCTATGCCACTGCACTGTCCCGTCTGGAATGGTTTTCTGTTATCCCAGAGAGTCATGAACCCACTGAATCAATGAAACAGTTTAGACGTGTGCTGGAGCTAGATCCTGATCATGCTGAATCCATGGTGCAGTTAGCTTTAAAACTACAGGAATTCAATCAAAAGGAGGAAGCATCCACATTAGTTGAGCGAGCGTTGCAGAGGTCCCCTGGTCATCCATATGTGCTTCGATACGCAGCAAAGTTTTACAGGAAACAAGGAGATGTAGAAAATGCTGTCAAGCTGTTAGAGAAAGCATTAAAAATTACACCAAACTCATCATTTTTATACCATCAAATAGGTCAGTGCCAGCAAATTAAATTATTTGCACTGCTGAAAGGTCCAGGCAGCAAACTTCAAGAGAAAGAAGCATTGATTAAACAATGTAAGCAGTATTTTGGGAAGGCAGTTGAACTGAAGCCATCCTTTATATCTGCAAAATTGGCTTTTGCAGCTATCTGCTCAATAAATAAAGAATATTGTGAAGCTAAGGAGATCTACAGTAATCTACTGAAATTGCAATCAATTTGTCCAGAAGATAAGCAAGAAATATATTATAAGGCTGGGCTATTTGAACTTCATTCTAAAGAAGAATCAAAAGCTATCACACTTTTGCTAGAAGGATTTTCAATCAAATGTAACTCATATCTACAAAAATGCTTTCAGACCAACTTGGAGAAGATCGCAAAGAGACGACTTCAAAATAACCCAGGTGATCTTAAGGCTTTGTGTATTCTTGGGGTCATGTATCTGCTGGATGGGGAAGTGTCTGGAATTCGTCAACACTTTGCGAAGATCAAACTCCAAGAACTTTTCAATGAAGAACAGTGATCTGCTCTCCTTGTATCACATCTTTCTACTGGCATCAACAAGGACTTGCCAAGCAAACACATTTGAAAGATGGgtgatttgctttgatttattactgtcacatacctaggtacagtgaaaagttttgttttgtgtgcaatacaggcagatcgtaatatacaaagatcacagggtgattcaacagagcaaggaatataaAGTTATGGCTGTAAAAAGGTGCATAGACAGCAAGTTAAGAGAACATTGTGAGTAATTTTTACGGATTTAAAATTGAGTTTTAAAAGTGCAGAATAATTTTAAGAAATGTGAGAGTAAGATCTGCTGTAGAGAGCTCGCAAAGAGTTACCCTGCAACAGCGGTGTCCTAGATGAGTATTCTCTGATAAGTGCTTTGATTGCGTATCTTTTCATTTATGTTCTGTGAGCTGTtcctttaaaattaacaatttactcATGCTTAAAAATGTAAATCAATATTCAAATGTACATGAAAAACTGCTTCATAATGATGTAGAGTTCTTTATTCAAGAAGCAATACATTCAGGTGGATTTTCCACTGGCCATACAATCATCATTCCAGTAGAGATGGAACATGTGTATAGGGACCCGAAGGAGAACATTACAATGGAATTTCCTGAGAAGTTTAATTTTTCCTCTGGGGAATCCCTCTATGCCTGGACCTTCCatttttcaaatttccatttAAATCCGAATCTGGGAACAGGCTGATGAAATTAGGTGAAGTAAAtactttggaaaatgttcaagTGCTTAAATATATAGATCACCTCCTGAGTAACTATAACACTACCCACAGAAATCTTAAGCCTTCCTTAGACACTAACCCAACCTCAGCTCCGCCCCCCCCTCCATTCCCACCCGTATAGAGCTAACTTTCCCTTTCCCTGTAAGTTCCACAGGATCCAAAGTGACATTCCCAACCCCGTATCCAGCCAGACCCTGAACTGACCCCCTTCAATGCTCGCTCTCACCACTCACTCCCACTGCCCATTCCCCTATACCAGACTGGGCTGGACCCAAACCAGAGCCAACATGTCCACCCTGGAGCAGACTGGACCCAGCTTTCCCAGGATTgactatccccacccccccagACTAGTTGCTGCCATCCCCTGTTGCTGGAACCAACCTTCCCTCCCTCAGACACAATTTTTTCCATCCACCCTCACGACATCCCTTACCTAGCCATTGTATATCCAATGCAATTTGTACATTGTACCTTACCAAGCTGGTACACCACCCTGTGGGCATCCTTCTTAGGTGGCACCCTGGCACTCTAGCCATCTGGTGCACTACTTAGTTGGAACTCTATCTTCTATTCATCTGCCATGCTACCCAGCAAGTGTCCTGTTTACTTGCACCTTATCCACCTGCCACCTAACCATCCGGTTCCCTCCCTTTCCAGCATCCTCATATGCTTATTGTTTGACACAAATTGTTAAAATGACTGTCAGGAcctttacatttcaaaatgtggCAACTTACCACTGTGAAAAGGGAGGGTGATTTGCTTTCTTCTGACAGTTCTCTGCGACAAAAGAACCAACAGAATGAAAGTATGCCTCCATACTTCTAAGGCTGCCCCGAAAGGAAACCCCTCTCTCAAAGGCAGAGCtctctttcagaaaaaaaaagggcCCAAGTGGCAATCTGTATGAGACTGCCATTCCTCAAACAGCCCAATAGAGCAGAAGGACCATCAATCTCAGTGACAGTCTCAGCATGTGACTGCTCCTCTTtcgatggtgatgatggtgtatT
The sequence above is drawn from the Chiloscyllium plagiosum isolate BGI_BamShark_2017 chromosome 22, ASM401019v2, whole genome shotgun sequence genome and encodes:
- the LOC122561065 gene encoding interferon-induced protein with tetratricopeptide repeats 5-like: MGDTEKDLLKVNLDQLQCHFTWTPQKENIDLDDMKQRLEDSIQLDVKYQARSYNHLAFINCLQGNCEEAIQNLKEAERILRERHGDDFEKRILVTYGNYVWVYYHMDRLEEAQSYLDKLETVCKLFPEASRFTAMIPELYGEKGWSLLTTAAQYYEEAKECFTKALEEDPDNIEWNVGYATALSRLEWFSVIPESHEPTESMKQFRRVLELDPDHAESMVQLALKLQEFNQKEEASTLVERALQRSPGHPYVLRYAAKFYRKQGDVENAVKLLEKALKITPNSSFLYHQIGQCQQIKLFALLKGPGSKLQEKEALIKQCKQYFGKAVELKPSFISAKLAFAAICSINKEYCEAKEIYSNLLKLQSICPEDKQEIYYKAGLFELHSKEESKAITLLLEGFSIKCNSYLQKCFQTNLEKIAKRRLQNNPGDLKALCILGVMYLLDGEVSGIRQHFAKIKLQELFNEEQ